GTGGGCACGATCAGCTTCAGGCCCTTGAAGTAGTCGCGATAGAAGCGGTCGTCACGTGTGATCAGGCCGTCGCACTGCAGCAGTGCGTGCGCGCCGATCAGGAAGTCGGGCACCGCGCGGGCGGGGCCAACGCCGCGCTGGCGGTGGCGCCGCTGCATTTCGCCGGCACGCAGTGCCGACTTCGCCTCGAGCGCGCTGAAGCGGATGCCCACTTCCTCGAGCACGGCCACGGCTTCGGAACCGTCCTTGAGCGCGCTGCAGACTTCGGCCAGGGCGACATCGCAGACCACCACCGTGCCGACGCCCAGACATTGGCGCAGGCAGGCCTCGGTGGCGTCGGCCATGGGCCCGTCGGCCAGCAGGTCGACAAGGACGGAGGAATCGATCGCGATCATGTGCCGGCGTCGGGATCGAGCGGATCGCCAGGGGCGCGGCCACGCAGGGCGCGCATGGCGTCATCGGTGGACGCGAAGCCGTCAAGTCTGAAGCGGCCCCGTGCGCGCGAGATCGCATCGTCCACGCTCTTGCGCAGGATGATGCGCCCGCCGTCCAGCTCGACCTTGAGGATGGTGCCCTTGGTCAGGCCGAGGGCATCGCGCACGGCTTTGGGCAGGGTGATCTGCCCGCGTTCGGCGACGGTGGCTTCCATGGCGGTCACTCCAGCCTGGCGGAATCCAGGCGCAGGGGGGTATGCGCACATTGTACGTACTTATGCCTGCATACTCAAAGCGTCATACTGGCGGCGGGCCGGCCCGCGCCGCACCAGGCACCGGTCACACCCGTGCCTTACGCGTGCCGCCGTAGACTGGTCCACAGACCACTGCCCAGCCAATCCCCCACAAGGAGCCCCGCCATGGCC
This Luteimonas sp. MC1572 DNA region includes the following protein-coding sequences:
- a CDS encoding AbrB/MazE/SpoVT family DNA-binding domain-containing protein; its protein translation is MEATVAERGQITLPKAVRDALGLTKGTILKVELDGGRIILRKSVDDAISRARGRFRLDGFASTDDAMRALRGRAPGDPLDPDAGT
- a CDS encoding type II toxin-antitoxin system VapC family toxin, with amino-acid sequence MIAIDSSVLVDLLADGPMADATEACLRQCLGVGTVVVCDVALAEVCSALKDGSEAVAVLEEVGIRFSALEAKSALRAGEMQRRHRQRGVGPARAVPDFLIGAHALLQCDGLITRDDRFYRDYFKGLKLIVPTPE